One Alnus glutinosa chromosome 3, dhAlnGlut1.1, whole genome shotgun sequence genomic region harbors:
- the LOC133864680 gene encoding glutathione S-transferase T3-like yields MVDDNLLVEAWLYVSMDAVQGNQQKNKVYWKRICDYFHERKTLGANRNQTSLMNRWSTIQLAVNKFCGFLAQIEKRSQSGLTEQDKICQARQMFVDIQKSPFNFEHSWLILRFHPKWLAHLDNIKLKKKPVVINLGDEKVPHKAFEEIERPIGGKAENEKRKSKEKIKLFEEACEQDKEMFFLKQEEVRLRERELRLRKKTLRLEEEREIKEFMLLDISQLDEDGKEYVRRRKKAILQGCGTSVDDVISGDILLSRE; encoded by the exons ATGGTCGATGACAATTTGCTTGTGGAGGCGTGGCTTTATGTTTCTATGGATGCCGTTCAaggaaatcaacaaaaaaacaagGTTTATTGGAAAAGAATTTGTGACTACTTTCACGAACGCAAGACACTTGGAGCCAATCGTAATCAGACCTCTCTAATGAATCGGTGGTCAACGATTCAACTTGCAGTAAATAAGTTTTGTGGTTTCTTAGCCCAAATTGAAAAGAGGTCACAAAGTGGTTTGACTGAGCAAGACAAG ATTTGCCAAGCAAGACAAATGTTTGTGGATATTCAAAAATCACCCTTTAACTTTGAACATTCTTGGCTTATTTTGAGGTTTCATCCAAAATGGTTGGCTCATTTGGACAAtataaaactaaagaaaaaaccagTTGTGATAAATTTAGGTGACGAGAAGGTCCCTCATAAAGCTTTTGAAGAAATAGAGCGACCAATAGGAGGGAAAGCCGAAAATGAGAAACGAAAGAGCAAGGAGAAAATAAAACTGTTTGAGGAAGCATGTGAGCAAGACAAAGAGATGTTTTTTCTTAAGCAAGAGGAAGTGCGCCTTAGAGAGAGGGAATTGCGCCTTAGAAAAAAAACGCTTCGgttggaagaagagagagagataaaagaattcaTGTTGTTGGATATAAGTCAATTGGATGAAGATGGCAAAGAATATGTTCGCCGACGCAAAAAGGCAATCCTTCAAG GCTGTGGGACCAGTGTTGATGACGTTATTTCAGGGGATATATTGCTCAGCAGGGAATGA